One genomic segment of Dysosmobacter sp. Marseille-Q4140 includes these proteins:
- a CDS encoding ABC transporter permease — MTFLIQQTLIYAVPLMIVALAGVFAERSGIINLALEGIMIFGAFVGVLFVNVTQQAGTFAEAKAAGDWVALQGFMLLAMLAAAVMGAVFSLLLSFASVNLKADQTIGGTALNLLAPALVLFFIRIIANQNTLQMAEGDSASWFMIKKSFFGYGRGDEMGFLGSTFVDKTYLATYICILLFVVLSILLYKTRFGLRLRSCGENPQAADSLGINVYKMRYAGTTISGALAGMGGFVYAMTTANCASTGDVAGFGFLALAVMIFGNWKPLNIAGAALIFGLFKCIAASYSSIDINGDGVFLLKEIGVSPHFYRMLPYIITLVVLAFTSKKSRAPKAEGIPYDKGQR; from the coding sequence ATGACGTTTCTGATCCAGCAGACCCTGATCTACGCCGTCCCCCTGATGATCGTGGCCCTGGCCGGCGTGTTCGCCGAGCGCAGCGGCATCATCAACCTGGCGCTGGAAGGCATCATGATTTTCGGCGCCTTCGTGGGCGTGCTGTTCGTCAACGTGACCCAGCAGGCGGGCACCTTCGCCGAGGCCAAGGCTGCCGGCGACTGGGTGGCCCTCCAGGGCTTCATGCTGCTGGCCATGCTGGCGGCGGCGGTGATGGGGGCCGTGTTCTCCCTGCTGCTGAGCTTTGCCTCCGTGAACCTGAAGGCGGACCAGACCATCGGCGGCACCGCGCTGAACCTGCTGGCCCCCGCCCTGGTGCTGTTCTTCATCCGCATCATCGCCAACCAGAACACCCTCCAGATGGCCGAGGGCGACTCCGCCAGCTGGTTCATGATCAAAAAGAGCTTCTTCGGCTACGGCCGCGGCGATGAGATGGGCTTCCTGGGCTCCACCTTCGTCGACAAGACCTACCTTGCCACCTACATCTGCATCCTGCTGTTCGTGGTGCTGTCCATCCTGCTGTACAAGACCCGCTTCGGCCTGCGGCTGCGCTCCTGCGGTGAAAATCCCCAGGCGGCGGACTCTCTGGGCATCAACGTCTACAAGATGCGCTACGCCGGCACCACCATCTCCGGCGCCCTGGCGGGCATGGGCGGCTTCGTCTACGCCATGACCACCGCCAACTGCGCCTCCACCGGCGACGTGGCGGGCTTCGGCTTCCTGGCCCTGGCGGTGATGATCTTCGGCAACTGGAAGCCCCTGAACATCGCCGGCGCGGCGTTGATCTTCGGCCTGTTCAAGTGCATCGCCGCCTCCTACTCCAGCATCGACATCAACGGCGACGGCGTGTTCCTGCTCAAGGAGATCGGCGTGAGCCCCCACTTCTACCGGATGCTGCCCTATATCATCACCCTGGTGGTGCTGGCCTTCACCTCCAAGAAGTCCCGGGCCCCCAAGGCCGAGGGCATCCCCTACGACAAGGGCCAGCGCTGA
- a CDS encoding orotate phosphoribosyltransferase, which yields MEPNFFQLPVCVGDVTLRVARGHFATRHSHINYLIDVTAQKASLREAEAVAQQLAERHLSNSLVDTILCLDGTRVIGTCLARQLTQSGYRSMNEGRDMYVLRAEADGEGKILIRDNARHMIRGKNVLLLVASLTTGTTARRGMECVAYYGGHVAGVAAIYSHKTVMEDVPVASLFDYTDLPDYASYPPDQCPFCRRGVPLDAVVNSFGYSVI from the coding sequence ATGGAACCGAACTTTTTCCAGCTCCCCGTCTGTGTGGGAGACGTGACGCTGCGGGTGGCCCGGGGCCACTTTGCCACCCGTCACAGCCACATCAACTATCTCATCGACGTGACCGCCCAGAAGGCCAGCCTCCGGGAGGCGGAGGCCGTGGCCCAGCAGCTGGCGGAGCGGCACCTGTCCAACAGCCTGGTGGACACCATTTTGTGCCTGGACGGCACCCGGGTCATCGGCACCTGCCTTGCCCGGCAGCTGACCCAGTCCGGCTACCGCTCCATGAACGAGGGCCGGGACATGTATGTCCTCCGGGCGGAGGCCGACGGCGAGGGCAAGATCCTGATTCGGGACAATGCCCGCCACATGATCCGGGGGAAGAACGTGCTGCTCCTGGTGGCCTCTCTGACCACCGGCACCACCGCCCGCCGGGGCATGGAGTGCGTGGCGTACTACGGCGGCCATGTGGCCGGCGTGGCCGCCATTTACAGCCATAAGACGGTCATGGAGGACGTGCCCGTGGCGTCGCTGTTCGATTACACGGACCTGCCGGATTACGCCAGCTATCCGCCGGACCAGTGTCCCTTCTGCCGCCGGGGCGTGCCCCTGGACGCGGTGGTCAACAGCTTCGGCTATTCTGTCATATGA
- a CDS encoding sporulation protein, whose amino-acid sequence MRLRWRLLACLGLCGLLLWMLADAAAVRASVEEALDLCARSVVPALFPFLVVTSALLSLGFGELAAPWLAGLMEPLYRVPGAGSAALVLGLVGGYPIGASTAAQLCRAGLVSREEGERLLTFCNNSNPVFLISVLGVGVFGSVRTGIWLWLIHLLSALLTGLLFRGRARPARRRQLTRPPAFRAVSAPAALVEAVAASLRGMASVCAFVVFFYVLARPLAALGGRAGAALVGLTELFSLTPLLTPDRFGFILASGMAGWGGLSVLCQTAAVLEGSGLSPAACLRGKAVQGLLAAALAASLAGYVLG is encoded by the coding sequence ATGAGACTGCGCTGGCGCCTTTTGGCCTGTCTGGGACTGTGCGGACTGCTGCTGTGGATGCTGGCGGACGCCGCCGCGGTCCGGGCCTCCGTGGAGGAGGCGCTGGACCTGTGCGCCCGGTCCGTGGTCCCGGCGCTGTTCCCCTTCCTGGTAGTCACCTCCGCCCTGCTGTCCCTGGGCTTCGGCGAGCTGGCAGCCCCCTGGCTGGCGGGGCTGATGGAACCGCTCTACCGGGTGCCCGGGGCCGGCAGCGCCGCGCTGGTGCTGGGGCTGGTGGGGGGCTACCCCATCGGCGCCTCCACCGCCGCGCAGCTGTGCCGGGCGGGACTGGTATCCCGGGAGGAGGGGGAGCGGCTGCTGACCTTCTGCAACAACTCCAACCCGGTGTTCCTCATCAGCGTCCTGGGCGTGGGGGTGTTCGGCAGCGTGCGGACGGGGATCTGGCTGTGGCTGATCCACCTGCTCTCGGCGCTGCTGACGGGCCTTTTGTTCCGGGGCCGGGCGCGGCCCGCCCGGCGGCGGCAGCTGACCCGGCCGCCGGCCTTCCGGGCCGTGTCGGCCCCCGCCGCCCTGGTGGAGGCGGTGGCAGCGTCTCTGCGGGGCATGGCGTCGGTGTGCGCCTTCGTGGTGTTCTTCTACGTGCTGGCAAGGCCTCTGGCGGCCCTGGGGGGCCGGGCCGGGGCGGCGCTGGTGGGGCTCACGGAGCTGTTCTCCCTGACGCCCCTGCTGACGCCGGACCGCTTCGGCTTCATCCTGGCCTCCGGCATGGCGGGCTGGGGCGGGCTGTCGGTGCTGTGCCAGACGGCGGCGGTGCTGGAGGGCAGCGGCCTGTCCCCGGCAGCCTGTCTCCGGGGCAAGGCGGTCCAGGGCCTCCTGGCGGCGGCGCTGGCGGCTTCACTGGCGGGGTACGTGCTGGGATAG
- a CDS encoding sporulation protein: MERNKKDKAGVLDTVAELFDLPADVVAGLPHLEMVGSRQLYLEHHAGILSYGEEQIDVNTSGGVLRVRGQRLSLMAMTAEELRIGGRIAAVEWV; this comes from the coding sequence ATGGAGCGGAACAAAAAAGACAAGGCGGGGGTCCTGGACACGGTGGCGGAGCTGTTCGACCTGCCGGCGGACGTGGTGGCGGGCCTGCCCCACCTGGAGATGGTGGGCAGCCGCCAGCTGTATCTGGAGCACCACGCCGGGATCCTGTCCTATGGGGAGGAGCAGATCGACGTGAACACCTCCGGCGGTGTGCTGCGGGTGCGGGGGCAGCGGCTGTCCCTGATGGCCATGACGGCGGAGGAGCTGCGGATCGGCGGGCGGATCGCCGCCGTGGAGTGGGTGTAG
- a CDS encoding sporulation protein YqfD has translation MLKEIVNRLRGQTWVRVEAPFPERVLNLCSARGLAFWDLEWQSETAFTCRLSRRDCGRLRRALRRMECEMTVVRGEGVPFFLGRFRRRQVLLAGLTACVLWVTVGSFFIWDFTVEGNETVSDEEILRALEKNGIGIGTLGLGLDTEDLRNHILLEIPELNWLTVNVSGCRATVQVQERRPVPELVSKREPANVVARRAGLVLEIQALDGTACVLPGTAVTEGQILISGVEDTQTLGARVLTGMGTVEARTWYTLTADLPLSAPVKRYTGEERTFYSLVLGTERIKFFSNSGMEAGSYDKITTRDRLTFFGVPLPVTLERETCRYYEPQAAAVDIAAAEDAAEAALTDYLHTLVDDYGTVSSTLCSSRQRGETLTVTLTAECVEQIAQTVPIYTEEPDGDRP, from the coding sequence ATGCTGAAAGAGATCGTCAACCGCCTCCGCGGCCAGACCTGGGTGCGGGTGGAGGCCCCCTTCCCGGAGCGGGTGCTGAACCTGTGCAGCGCCAGGGGGCTGGCCTTCTGGGACCTGGAGTGGCAGTCGGAGACCGCCTTCACCTGCCGCCTCAGCCGCCGGGACTGCGGGCGGCTGCGGCGGGCTCTGCGGAGGATGGAGTGCGAGATGACCGTGGTCCGGGGCGAGGGCGTGCCCTTCTTCCTGGGCCGGTTCCGCCGGCGGCAGGTGCTGCTGGCGGGCCTCACGGCGTGCGTGCTGTGGGTGACGGTGGGGTCCTTCTTCATCTGGGACTTCACCGTGGAGGGCAACGAGACCGTCTCGGACGAGGAGATCCTAAGGGCTCTGGAGAAAAACGGCATCGGCATCGGTACGCTGGGCCTGGGCCTGGACACGGAGGACCTGCGCAATCACATCCTGCTGGAGATCCCGGAGCTCAACTGGCTCACCGTCAACGTCTCCGGCTGCCGGGCCACGGTCCAGGTGCAGGAGCGGCGGCCGGTGCCGGAGCTGGTCAGCAAACGGGAACCGGCCAACGTAGTGGCCCGTCGGGCCGGTCTGGTGCTGGAGATCCAGGCGCTGGACGGCACCGCCTGCGTCCTGCCGGGCACGGCTGTGACGGAGGGGCAGATCCTGATCTCCGGCGTGGAGGACACGCAGACCCTGGGCGCCCGGGTCCTCACCGGCATGGGCACCGTGGAGGCCCGGACCTGGTATACGCTCACTGCCGACCTGCCCCTTTCGGCGCCGGTGAAGCGCTACACCGGGGAGGAGCGGACCTTTTACTCCCTGGTCCTGGGGACGGAGCGGATAAAATTCTTCTCAAACAGTGGCATGGAGGCCGGTTCTTATGATAAAATAACCACCAGAGACCGTCTCACCTTCTTTGGCGTGCCGCTGCCGGTGACGCTGGAGCGGGAGACGTGCCGGTACTATGAGCCCCAGGCCGCCGCCGTGGATATCGCCGCCGCGGAGGACGCGGCCGAGGCGGCCCTGACCGACTACCTTCACACCCTGGTGGACGACTACGGCACCGTGTCCTCCACCCTCTGCTCCTCCCGCCAGCGGGGCGAGACGCTGACAGTGACGCTGACGGCGGAGTGTGTGGAGCAGATCGCCCAGACGGTGCCCATCTATACGGAAGAACCGGACGGAGACCGCCCGTAA
- a CDS encoding PhoH family protein: MEQRISIERLEQAVNIFGSFDENIRLLEQEFSVTVVNRDGELRVEGEPENTMLACKAIQALLTLSSRGEAIGEQNVRYVIGLVRSGKEEQITQLTGDVLCISAKGRPIKPKTIGQKEYIASVLKNTVTIGVGPAGTGKTYLAVAAAVQAFRDKQVNRIILTRPAVEAGERLGFLPGDLQSKVDPYLRPLYDALFDMLGAETYQKYLERGNIEVAPLAYMRGRTLDDSFIILDEAQNTSREQMKMFLTRLGFGSKIVITGDVTQIDLPDGKASGLREAMRVLRKVEGIGICELTNADVVRHVMVQRIVAAYEEYENARNGGKGKK, encoded by the coding sequence TTGGAACAGAGAATCAGCATTGAGCGGCTGGAGCAGGCCGTGAACATCTTCGGGTCCTTCGACGAGAACATCCGCCTGCTGGAGCAGGAGTTCTCCGTCACGGTGGTGAACCGGGACGGAGAGCTCCGGGTGGAGGGCGAGCCGGAGAACACGATGCTGGCCTGCAAGGCCATCCAGGCCCTGCTGACCCTCTCCTCCCGGGGAGAGGCCATCGGCGAGCAGAACGTGCGCTACGTCATCGGATTGGTCCGCTCCGGCAAGGAGGAGCAGATCACCCAGCTGACCGGGGACGTGCTGTGCATCTCCGCCAAGGGCCGGCCCATCAAGCCCAAGACCATCGGCCAGAAGGAGTATATCGCCTCCGTTCTGAAAAACACCGTCACCATCGGCGTGGGCCCGGCGGGCACCGGCAAGACGTATCTGGCCGTGGCCGCCGCCGTCCAGGCCTTCCGGGACAAGCAGGTCAACCGCATCATCCTCACCCGCCCGGCGGTGGAGGCCGGCGAGCGGCTGGGCTTTCTTCCCGGCGACCTCCAGAGCAAGGTGGACCCGTACCTGCGGCCGCTGTATGACGCCCTGTTCGACATGCTGGGGGCGGAGACCTACCAGAAGTACCTGGAGCGGGGCAACATCGAGGTAGCGCCCCTGGCCTATATGCGGGGCCGCACCCTGGACGACAGCTTCATCATCCTGGACGAGGCCCAGAACACCTCCCGGGAGCAGATGAAGATGTTCCTGACCCGCCTGGGCTTCGGGTCCAAGATCGTCATTACCGGCGACGTGACCCAGATCGACCTGCCCGACGGCAAGGCCTCTGGCCTCCGGGAGGCCATGCGGGTGCTGCGGAAGGTGGAGGGCATCGGCATCTGCGAGCTGACCAACGCCGACGTGGTCCGCCACGTCATGGTCCAGCGGATCGTGGCGGCCTATGAGGAGTACGAGAACGCCAGAAACGGCGGAAAGGGGAAGAAGTGA
- the ybeY gene encoding rRNA maturation RNase YbeY: protein MAKRHYIPVTADIPGAASQGNCALIRKVIRTALEAEGVDFPCEVDVLLTDDARIHEINREMRQVDRPTDVLSFPEFDLTPGELPGAEDADPGTGLVPLGDMVISMEHVAAQAREYGHTRRRELSYLVVHSALHLLGYDHLDEGPQKAQMRAREEAILAQLGITRE from the coding sequence ATGGCAAAGCGGCATTATATTCCGGTCACCGCGGACATTCCCGGCGCCGCCAGCCAGGGCAACTGCGCCCTGATCCGCAAGGTCATCCGCACGGCGCTGGAGGCGGAGGGGGTGGACTTCCCCTGCGAGGTGGACGTGCTGCTGACCGACGACGCCCGCATCCACGAGATCAACCGGGAGATGCGGCAGGTGGACCGGCCCACGGACGTGCTGAGCTTTCCGGAGTTCGACCTGACGCCCGGCGAGCTGCCGGGCGCGGAGGACGCCGACCCGGGCACGGGCCTGGTGCCCCTGGGGGACATGGTGATCTCCATGGAGCACGTGGCGGCCCAGGCCAGGGAGTACGGCCACACCCGGCGCCGGGAGCTCTCGTATCTGGTGGTTCACTCGGCGCTGCACCTGCTGGGCTACGACCACCTGGACGAGGGACCCCAGAAGGCCCAGATGCGCGCGCGGGAGGAGGCCATTTTGGCCCAGCTGGGGATCACCCGGGAGTAA